Proteins encoded together in one Microplitis mediator isolate UGA2020A chromosome 7, iyMicMedi2.1, whole genome shotgun sequence window:
- the LOC130670753 gene encoding uncharacterized protein LOC130670753 isoform X3, translating into MGVSTAPEQHRRGFRYRWEPLDVEAVAPAASVAVMAPALTEGGPQKPADLINPLPASGFLSSEQAAQFFKIQVCQNREVLAKFVVSANVQPSKIDEQCLRGISKDLIRDVINSQYVSKFGSLSMFTNGTDLIAPRDNNKDYNDDQKIKFNELEEEEAAAEEEGEGKGGGRGRRTRGRTTEKGHVAKKQQHSVMPNCNQPKKIDIIMSDPSSTAASAADDANIDANPGTHQTDEQMGFLKANDADVSMVVDDELPADVKDLDMTRMMELNTELPVNVVGDIGNDVGDIGHNVDDILQVIKSMEGADQSIEDPADAIIPTESSETGVPCPEIFPISETALASFSSEMFTEEVMNLVSDNIGMNLNMNIVESSEGQRTINLPVQQDTVEHRQYELERRSAFLLRRLRKLQTKFVGRHAAEETIGVLEQAHHSVKKYFQQELSALAPKGTQLKNFPEIGGTLNSFIQKIEKSYSAQSNSVSRQRGYCRYFGGGSRDNATSISVVGGSGVSGTGVNSSVGGSGIGSASGSNTRHPLFGTAQVTVDKDEVENVAGSLATQLHTIETNFDSDCTVSSSGGESCDEMQTFNNPHQQQLPISKRASWRYSQDRAGIASRWTWLNAQISDFEYRIRQHNDLQRQVRANKGQVVLEGAETVNGYSGVLPGSLNRYNLPEAEQQSARTRPFVSESYRKRKLFRIDGLHELSKRAARPSTVRCDCEHVLAPCALCTGRVDPMQPQEPFDQLSVSERIAMVDPCYHPVLSFPDEVQHSTHLDAIMKTTDWQQKMLRGSTRIPRIKDKDTIERRNKPKLPPEHVKPNKYNTQRIKKNSSGTIITAKIKKKVLKGKRERLSNSGTAGGNPGPGGKNSIGLTRKKVNKLSQHNDDEDDVSAQSSSSKHSSPVPSPLQHHAEKVTVKEKTSSSHGVAAATRVEKLPYKEILTPKWRICDDITKTDVKNGVMHRPSQDSDVEDVSDETIALRHERSEREENRRFMTYLNMVPQNRLRHSRRTDSRADSGANTPDPMSPHPSELGDVTSPLTSPPATPMSAHDTEHHNTLDSHRNSSLQYAIRRRTISSIRTGKEEIGCSNVEDDNEVLPYDPRIFPLTEEVYDKMIQSMPDGHWQSTTSALCPRVTDKEPDDDIDPPSPGSDTTESAYCDADGEDPNDPEWTVGDERDNEKERIRLTTKR; encoded by the exons ATGGGAGTAAGCACGGCGCCTGAACAGCACAGGCGCGGGTTTAGGTACCGGTGGGAGCCTCTGGATGTCGAGGCAGTGGCACCAGCTGCGTCAGTGGCAGTGATGGCCCCTGCTCTGACGGAAGGTGGTCCTCAAAAGCCTGCCGATTTAATAAACCCCTTACCGGCTAGTGGATTTTTATCTTCGGAGCAGGCTGCGCag ttttttaaaattcaggTCTGCCAGAATCGTGAGGTCTTGGCGAAATTCGTAGTGTCAGCGAACGTACAGCCGAGCAAGATTGACGAGCAGTGCCTGCGCGGCATATCCAAAGATCTAATACGCGATGTCATTAATTCACAATACGTTAGTAAATTTGGAAGCTTGTCGATGTTTACCAATGGTACTGACTTGATAGCACCGCGTGATAACAACAAAGATTACAACGACGaccagaaaattaaatttaacgaaTTGGAGGAGGAGGAGGCGGCAGCGGAGGAAGAAGGAGAAGGAAAAGGAGGAGGAAGAGGAAGAAGAACAAGAGGGAGAACGACGGAGAAAGGTCACGTGGCCAAGAAGCAGCAGCACTCGGTGATGCCGAACTGCAACCAACCCAAGAAGATCGACATTATAATGAGTGATCCTTCTTCTACTGCTGCTAGTGCTGCTGATGATGCAAATATTGATGCTAATCCTGGTACTCATCAGACCGACGAGCAAATGGGGTTTTTAAAAGCAAACGATGCCGACGTCTCGATGGTTGTCGATGACGAACTACCTGCAGACGTCAAGGACCTCGACATGACGCGGATGATGGAGTTGAACACCGAGCTGCCGGTGAACGTTGTCGGCGACATTGGCAATGATGTTGGTGACATCGGGCACAATGTCGATGACATTCTTCAGGTGATCAAGTCAATGGAGGGCGCCGACCAGTCCATCGAAGACCCTGCGGACGCCATCATACCCACCGAGTCCAGTGAAACCGGAGTCCCCTGTCCCGAGATATTCCCCATCTCCGAGACAGCCCTCGCGTCGTTCAGCAGCGAAATGTTCACCGAAGAAGTAATGAATCTCGTCAGCGACAACATTgggatgaatttaaatatgaatattgTCGAGTCCTCTGAGGGTCAACGCACCATCAACCTCCCGGTGCAGCAGGACACCGTCGAGCACAGACAGTACGAGTTGGAAAGACGATCGGCCTTTTTACTGAGACGTCTACGCAAACTCCAGACGAAGTTCGTCGGGCGTCATGCTGCTGAAGAGACCATCGGTGTTTTGGAGCAGGCTCACCACagcgttaaaaaatatttccaacaGGAGTTGTCGGCCTTGGCGCCCAAAGGCACGCAACTTAAAAACTTTCCTGAAATCGGCGGGACTCTCAACTCGTTCAtacaaaaaatagaaaagtctTATTCCGCACAGAGCAACAGTGTCAGCCGTCAACGTGGTTACTGTCGATACTTTGGAGGCGGCTCGCGTGATAATGCTACTAGTATTAGTGTAGTAGGTGGTAGCGGTGTCAGTGGTACTGGTGTTAATAGTAGTGTTGGTGGTAGTGGTATCGGTAGCGCCAGTGGCTCTAATACAAGACATCCATTGTTCGGCACAGCCCAAGTTACTGTTGATAAAGACGAAGTGGAAAATGTCGCCGGTTCTCTGGCCACTCAGCTCCACACAATCGAAACAAATTTCGATTCCGACTGCACCGTGTCCAGCAGCGGTGGGGAGAGCTGTGATGAAATGCAGACATTCAATAATCCCCATCAGCAGCAGTTACCCAT atCCAAAAGAGCGTCGTGGAGATACTCCCAGGACAGGGCGGGAATAGCGTCGAGGTGGACGTGGTTGAATGCACAAATATCTGATTTCGAGTACCGCATCCGCCAGCACAATGACTTGCAGCGGCAGGTCAGGGCGAACAAGGGTCAGGTGGTGCTGGAAGGCGCTGAGACAGTCAATGGGTACAGTGGCGTGCTGCCGGGTTCATTGAACCGTTACAATTTACCTGAGGCCGAGCAACAATCGGCGAGGACACGGCCCTTTGTCTCAGAGAGCTACAGGAAACGTAAACTGTTTCGCATTGACGGCCTGCATGAGTTGTCTAAGCGCGCGGCGAGACCCTCCACGGTGAGGTGCGACTGCGAGCACGTGTTGGCTCCATGCGCACTCTGCACTGGTCGGGTCGATCCGATGCAGCCTCAGGAACCCTTCGACCAGCTCTCGGTCTCCGAGAGAATCGCTATGGTGGATCCTTGCTATCATCCGGTTCTTTCATTCCCCGATGAGGTTCAGCACAGCACCCACTTGGATGCGATCATGAAGACGACGGATTGGCAGCAGAAAATGCTGAGGGGCAGCACCAGGATACCCAGGATCAAAGACAAGGACACGATTGAGAGGAGGAACAAACCGAAATTACCACCTGAGCATGTTAAGcccaataaatataatacccAGAGAATTAAGAAGAACTCCTCGGGGACGATAATAACCGCGAAGATAAAGAAGAAAGTGTTGAAGGGTAAACGTGAGAGACTGAGCAACAGTGGCACTGCTGGTGGTAATCCAGGGCCAGGtggtaaaaattcaattggATTAACcaggaaaaaagttaacaaATTGTCCCAACACAATGACGATGAGGATGACGTTAGTGCGCAATCGAGTTCTAGCAAACATTCCTCTCCAGTGCCTTCACCTTTGCAGCATCATGCTGAGAAAGTTACtgttaaagaaaaaacttcTAGTTCTCATgg CGTTGCAGCGGCGACTAGAGTAGAGAAACTTCCTTATAAAGAAATATTAACACCAAA GTGGAGGATTTGTGATGATATTACCAAAACTGATGTCAAAAACGGTGTCATGCACAGGCCTAGTCAAGACAGTGAt gtTGAAGATGTATCAGATGAAACAATAGCTCTAAGACACGAGCGTAGTGAGCGTGAAGAAAATAGACGATTTAtgacttatttaaatatggTTCCACAAAATCGTCTCCGTCATAGTCGTAGGACTGATAGTAGAGCTGACAGTGGTGCCAATACTCcag atccAATGTCGCCGCATCCCAGCGAACTTGGAGACGTAACGTCACCACTGACATCACCACCAGCGACGCCGATGAGTGCTCATGACACCGAGCATCATAACACACTAGACAGTCATAGAAATTCTTCGTTACAATACGCAATACGTAGACGTACAATATCGTCTATAAGAACGGGAAAAGAAGAAATCGGTTGTTCGAATGTTGAAGATGATAATGag gttttacCATATGACCCTAGAATATTTCCATTAACGGAAGAAGTTTATGATAAAATGATCCAAAGTATGCCCGATGGACATTGGCAGTCAACGACGTCCGCTTTGTGTCCACGGGTGACGGATAAAGAACCCGATGAT GATATAGATCCGCCGTCGCCGGGATCAGATACAACAGAGTCAGCATATTGTGATGCCGACGGTGAAGACCCAAATGATCCCGAGTGGACAGTTGGGGATGAGAGAGATAATGAAAAAGAAAGAATACGCTTAACGACCAAGAGATAG
- the LOC130670753 gene encoding uncharacterized protein LOC130670753 isoform X1: MGVSTAPEQHRRGFRYRWEPLDVEAVAPAASVAVMAPALTEGGPQKPADLINPLPASGFLSSEQAAQFFKIQVCQNREVLAKFVVSANVQPSKIDEQCLRGISKDLIRDVINSQYVSKFGSLSMFTNGTDLIAPRDNNKDYNDDQKIKFNELEEEEAAAEEEGEGKGGGRGRRTRGRTTEKGHVAKKQQHSVMPNCNQPKKIDIIMSDPSSTAASAADDANIDANPGTHQTDEQMGFLKANDADVSMVVDDELPADVKDLDMTRMMELNTELPVNVVGDIGNDVGDIGHNVDDILQVIKSMEGADQSIEDPADAIIPTESSETGVPCPEIFPISETALASFSSEMFTEEVMNLVSDNIGMNLNMNIVESSEGQRTINLPVQQDTVEHRQYELERRSAFLLRRLRKLQTKFVGRHAAEETIGVLEQAHHSVKKYFQQELSALAPKGTQLKNFPEIGGTLNSFIQKIEKSYSAQSNSVSRQRGYCRYFGGGSRDNATSISVVGGSGVSGTGVNSSVGGSGIGSASGSNTRHPLFGTAQVTVDKDEVENVAGSLATQLHTIETNFDSDCTVSSSGGESCDEMQTFNNPHQQQLPISKRASWRYSQDRAGIASRWTWLNAQISDFEYRIRQHNDLQRQVRANKGQVVLEGAETVNGYSGVLPGSLNRYNLPEAEQQSARTRPFVSESYRKRKLFRIDGLHELSKRAARPSTVRCDCEHVLAPCALCTGRVDPMQPQEPFDQLSVSERIAMVDPCYHPVLSFPDEVQHSTHLDAIMKTTDWQQKMLRGSTRIPRIKDKDTIERRNKPKLPPEHVKPNKYNTQRIKKNSSGTIITAKIKKKVLKGKRERLSNSGTAGGNPGPGGKNSIGLTRKKVNKLSQHNDDEDDVSAQSSSSKHSSPVPSPLQHHAEKVTVKEKTSSSHGRTRQQSFDIDNIVIPYSVAAATRVEKLPYKEILTPKWRICDDITKTDVKNGVMHRPSQDSDVEDVSDETIALRHERSEREENRRFMTYLNMVPQNRLRHSRRTDSRADSGANTPDPMSPHPSELGDVTSPLTSPPATPMSAHDTEHHNTLDSHRNSSLQYAIRRRTISSIRTGKEEIGCSNVEDDNEVLPYDPRIFPLTEEVYDKMIQSMPDGHWQSTTSALCPRVTDKEPDDDIDPPSPGSDTTESAYCDADGEDPNDPEWTVGDERDNEKERIRLTTKR, from the exons ATGGGAGTAAGCACGGCGCCTGAACAGCACAGGCGCGGGTTTAGGTACCGGTGGGAGCCTCTGGATGTCGAGGCAGTGGCACCAGCTGCGTCAGTGGCAGTGATGGCCCCTGCTCTGACGGAAGGTGGTCCTCAAAAGCCTGCCGATTTAATAAACCCCTTACCGGCTAGTGGATTTTTATCTTCGGAGCAGGCTGCGCag ttttttaaaattcaggTCTGCCAGAATCGTGAGGTCTTGGCGAAATTCGTAGTGTCAGCGAACGTACAGCCGAGCAAGATTGACGAGCAGTGCCTGCGCGGCATATCCAAAGATCTAATACGCGATGTCATTAATTCACAATACGTTAGTAAATTTGGAAGCTTGTCGATGTTTACCAATGGTACTGACTTGATAGCACCGCGTGATAACAACAAAGATTACAACGACGaccagaaaattaaatttaacgaaTTGGAGGAGGAGGAGGCGGCAGCGGAGGAAGAAGGAGAAGGAAAAGGAGGAGGAAGAGGAAGAAGAACAAGAGGGAGAACGACGGAGAAAGGTCACGTGGCCAAGAAGCAGCAGCACTCGGTGATGCCGAACTGCAACCAACCCAAGAAGATCGACATTATAATGAGTGATCCTTCTTCTACTGCTGCTAGTGCTGCTGATGATGCAAATATTGATGCTAATCCTGGTACTCATCAGACCGACGAGCAAATGGGGTTTTTAAAAGCAAACGATGCCGACGTCTCGATGGTTGTCGATGACGAACTACCTGCAGACGTCAAGGACCTCGACATGACGCGGATGATGGAGTTGAACACCGAGCTGCCGGTGAACGTTGTCGGCGACATTGGCAATGATGTTGGTGACATCGGGCACAATGTCGATGACATTCTTCAGGTGATCAAGTCAATGGAGGGCGCCGACCAGTCCATCGAAGACCCTGCGGACGCCATCATACCCACCGAGTCCAGTGAAACCGGAGTCCCCTGTCCCGAGATATTCCCCATCTCCGAGACAGCCCTCGCGTCGTTCAGCAGCGAAATGTTCACCGAAGAAGTAATGAATCTCGTCAGCGACAACATTgggatgaatttaaatatgaatattgTCGAGTCCTCTGAGGGTCAACGCACCATCAACCTCCCGGTGCAGCAGGACACCGTCGAGCACAGACAGTACGAGTTGGAAAGACGATCGGCCTTTTTACTGAGACGTCTACGCAAACTCCAGACGAAGTTCGTCGGGCGTCATGCTGCTGAAGAGACCATCGGTGTTTTGGAGCAGGCTCACCACagcgttaaaaaatatttccaacaGGAGTTGTCGGCCTTGGCGCCCAAAGGCACGCAACTTAAAAACTTTCCTGAAATCGGCGGGACTCTCAACTCGTTCAtacaaaaaatagaaaagtctTATTCCGCACAGAGCAACAGTGTCAGCCGTCAACGTGGTTACTGTCGATACTTTGGAGGCGGCTCGCGTGATAATGCTACTAGTATTAGTGTAGTAGGTGGTAGCGGTGTCAGTGGTACTGGTGTTAATAGTAGTGTTGGTGGTAGTGGTATCGGTAGCGCCAGTGGCTCTAATACAAGACATCCATTGTTCGGCACAGCCCAAGTTACTGTTGATAAAGACGAAGTGGAAAATGTCGCCGGTTCTCTGGCCACTCAGCTCCACACAATCGAAACAAATTTCGATTCCGACTGCACCGTGTCCAGCAGCGGTGGGGAGAGCTGTGATGAAATGCAGACATTCAATAATCCCCATCAGCAGCAGTTACCCAT atCCAAAAGAGCGTCGTGGAGATACTCCCAGGACAGGGCGGGAATAGCGTCGAGGTGGACGTGGTTGAATGCACAAATATCTGATTTCGAGTACCGCATCCGCCAGCACAATGACTTGCAGCGGCAGGTCAGGGCGAACAAGGGTCAGGTGGTGCTGGAAGGCGCTGAGACAGTCAATGGGTACAGTGGCGTGCTGCCGGGTTCATTGAACCGTTACAATTTACCTGAGGCCGAGCAACAATCGGCGAGGACACGGCCCTTTGTCTCAGAGAGCTACAGGAAACGTAAACTGTTTCGCATTGACGGCCTGCATGAGTTGTCTAAGCGCGCGGCGAGACCCTCCACGGTGAGGTGCGACTGCGAGCACGTGTTGGCTCCATGCGCACTCTGCACTGGTCGGGTCGATCCGATGCAGCCTCAGGAACCCTTCGACCAGCTCTCGGTCTCCGAGAGAATCGCTATGGTGGATCCTTGCTATCATCCGGTTCTTTCATTCCCCGATGAGGTTCAGCACAGCACCCACTTGGATGCGATCATGAAGACGACGGATTGGCAGCAGAAAATGCTGAGGGGCAGCACCAGGATACCCAGGATCAAAGACAAGGACACGATTGAGAGGAGGAACAAACCGAAATTACCACCTGAGCATGTTAAGcccaataaatataatacccAGAGAATTAAGAAGAACTCCTCGGGGACGATAATAACCGCGAAGATAAAGAAGAAAGTGTTGAAGGGTAAACGTGAGAGACTGAGCAACAGTGGCACTGCTGGTGGTAATCCAGGGCCAGGtggtaaaaattcaattggATTAACcaggaaaaaagttaacaaATTGTCCCAACACAATGACGATGAGGATGACGTTAGTGCGCAATCGAGTTCTAGCAAACATTCCTCTCCAGTGCCTTCACCTTTGCAGCATCATGCTGAGAAAGTTACtgttaaagaaaaaacttcTAGTTCTCATgg tcgaACGCGACAGCAGTCTTTTGATATTGACAATATTGTCATACCTTACAGCGTTGCAGCGGCGACTAGAGTAGAGAAACTTCCTTATAAAGAAATATTAACACCAAA GTGGAGGATTTGTGATGATATTACCAAAACTGATGTCAAAAACGGTGTCATGCACAGGCCTAGTCAAGACAGTGAt gtTGAAGATGTATCAGATGAAACAATAGCTCTAAGACACGAGCGTAGTGAGCGTGAAGAAAATAGACGATTTAtgacttatttaaatatggTTCCACAAAATCGTCTCCGTCATAGTCGTAGGACTGATAGTAGAGCTGACAGTGGTGCCAATACTCcag atccAATGTCGCCGCATCCCAGCGAACTTGGAGACGTAACGTCACCACTGACATCACCACCAGCGACGCCGATGAGTGCTCATGACACCGAGCATCATAACACACTAGACAGTCATAGAAATTCTTCGTTACAATACGCAATACGTAGACGTACAATATCGTCTATAAGAACGGGAAAAGAAGAAATCGGTTGTTCGAATGTTGAAGATGATAATGag gttttacCATATGACCCTAGAATATTTCCATTAACGGAAGAAGTTTATGATAAAATGATCCAAAGTATGCCCGATGGACATTGGCAGTCAACGACGTCCGCTTTGTGTCCACGGGTGACGGATAAAGAACCCGATGAT GATATAGATCCGCCGTCGCCGGGATCAGATACAACAGAGTCAGCATATTGTGATGCCGACGGTGAAGACCCAAATGATCCCGAGTGGACAGTTGGGGATGAGAGAGATAATGAAAAAGAAAGAATACGCTTAACGACCAAGAGATAG
- the LOC130670753 gene encoding uncharacterized protein LOC130670753 isoform X2, whose amino-acid sequence MGVSTAPEQHRRGFRYRWEPLDVEAVAPAASVAVMAPALTEGGPQKPADLINPLPASGFLSSEQAAQVCQNREVLAKFVVSANVQPSKIDEQCLRGISKDLIRDVINSQYVSKFGSLSMFTNGTDLIAPRDNNKDYNDDQKIKFNELEEEEAAAEEEGEGKGGGRGRRTRGRTTEKGHVAKKQQHSVMPNCNQPKKIDIIMSDPSSTAASAADDANIDANPGTHQTDEQMGFLKANDADVSMVVDDELPADVKDLDMTRMMELNTELPVNVVGDIGNDVGDIGHNVDDILQVIKSMEGADQSIEDPADAIIPTESSETGVPCPEIFPISETALASFSSEMFTEEVMNLVSDNIGMNLNMNIVESSEGQRTINLPVQQDTVEHRQYELERRSAFLLRRLRKLQTKFVGRHAAEETIGVLEQAHHSVKKYFQQELSALAPKGTQLKNFPEIGGTLNSFIQKIEKSYSAQSNSVSRQRGYCRYFGGGSRDNATSISVVGGSGVSGTGVNSSVGGSGIGSASGSNTRHPLFGTAQVTVDKDEVENVAGSLATQLHTIETNFDSDCTVSSSGGESCDEMQTFNNPHQQQLPISKRASWRYSQDRAGIASRWTWLNAQISDFEYRIRQHNDLQRQVRANKGQVVLEGAETVNGYSGVLPGSLNRYNLPEAEQQSARTRPFVSESYRKRKLFRIDGLHELSKRAARPSTVRCDCEHVLAPCALCTGRVDPMQPQEPFDQLSVSERIAMVDPCYHPVLSFPDEVQHSTHLDAIMKTTDWQQKMLRGSTRIPRIKDKDTIERRNKPKLPPEHVKPNKYNTQRIKKNSSGTIITAKIKKKVLKGKRERLSNSGTAGGNPGPGGKNSIGLTRKKVNKLSQHNDDEDDVSAQSSSSKHSSPVPSPLQHHAEKVTVKEKTSSSHGRTRQQSFDIDNIVIPYSVAAATRVEKLPYKEILTPKWRICDDITKTDVKNGVMHRPSQDSDVEDVSDETIALRHERSEREENRRFMTYLNMVPQNRLRHSRRTDSRADSGANTPDPMSPHPSELGDVTSPLTSPPATPMSAHDTEHHNTLDSHRNSSLQYAIRRRTISSIRTGKEEIGCSNVEDDNEVLPYDPRIFPLTEEVYDKMIQSMPDGHWQSTTSALCPRVTDKEPDDDIDPPSPGSDTTESAYCDADGEDPNDPEWTVGDERDNEKERIRLTTKR is encoded by the exons ATGGGAGTAAGCACGGCGCCTGAACAGCACAGGCGCGGGTTTAGGTACCGGTGGGAGCCTCTGGATGTCGAGGCAGTGGCACCAGCTGCGTCAGTGGCAGTGATGGCCCCTGCTCTGACGGAAGGTGGTCCTCAAAAGCCTGCCGATTTAATAAACCCCTTACCGGCTAGTGGATTTTTATCTTCGGAGCAGGCTGCGCag gTCTGCCAGAATCGTGAGGTCTTGGCGAAATTCGTAGTGTCAGCGAACGTACAGCCGAGCAAGATTGACGAGCAGTGCCTGCGCGGCATATCCAAAGATCTAATACGCGATGTCATTAATTCACAATACGTTAGTAAATTTGGAAGCTTGTCGATGTTTACCAATGGTACTGACTTGATAGCACCGCGTGATAACAACAAAGATTACAACGACGaccagaaaattaaatttaacgaaTTGGAGGAGGAGGAGGCGGCAGCGGAGGAAGAAGGAGAAGGAAAAGGAGGAGGAAGAGGAAGAAGAACAAGAGGGAGAACGACGGAGAAAGGTCACGTGGCCAAGAAGCAGCAGCACTCGGTGATGCCGAACTGCAACCAACCCAAGAAGATCGACATTATAATGAGTGATCCTTCTTCTACTGCTGCTAGTGCTGCTGATGATGCAAATATTGATGCTAATCCTGGTACTCATCAGACCGACGAGCAAATGGGGTTTTTAAAAGCAAACGATGCCGACGTCTCGATGGTTGTCGATGACGAACTACCTGCAGACGTCAAGGACCTCGACATGACGCGGATGATGGAGTTGAACACCGAGCTGCCGGTGAACGTTGTCGGCGACATTGGCAATGATGTTGGTGACATCGGGCACAATGTCGATGACATTCTTCAGGTGATCAAGTCAATGGAGGGCGCCGACCAGTCCATCGAAGACCCTGCGGACGCCATCATACCCACCGAGTCCAGTGAAACCGGAGTCCCCTGTCCCGAGATATTCCCCATCTCCGAGACAGCCCTCGCGTCGTTCAGCAGCGAAATGTTCACCGAAGAAGTAATGAATCTCGTCAGCGACAACATTgggatgaatttaaatatgaatattgTCGAGTCCTCTGAGGGTCAACGCACCATCAACCTCCCGGTGCAGCAGGACACCGTCGAGCACAGACAGTACGAGTTGGAAAGACGATCGGCCTTTTTACTGAGACGTCTACGCAAACTCCAGACGAAGTTCGTCGGGCGTCATGCTGCTGAAGAGACCATCGGTGTTTTGGAGCAGGCTCACCACagcgttaaaaaatatttccaacaGGAGTTGTCGGCCTTGGCGCCCAAAGGCACGCAACTTAAAAACTTTCCTGAAATCGGCGGGACTCTCAACTCGTTCAtacaaaaaatagaaaagtctTATTCCGCACAGAGCAACAGTGTCAGCCGTCAACGTGGTTACTGTCGATACTTTGGAGGCGGCTCGCGTGATAATGCTACTAGTATTAGTGTAGTAGGTGGTAGCGGTGTCAGTGGTACTGGTGTTAATAGTAGTGTTGGTGGTAGTGGTATCGGTAGCGCCAGTGGCTCTAATACAAGACATCCATTGTTCGGCACAGCCCAAGTTACTGTTGATAAAGACGAAGTGGAAAATGTCGCCGGTTCTCTGGCCACTCAGCTCCACACAATCGAAACAAATTTCGATTCCGACTGCACCGTGTCCAGCAGCGGTGGGGAGAGCTGTGATGAAATGCAGACATTCAATAATCCCCATCAGCAGCAGTTACCCAT atCCAAAAGAGCGTCGTGGAGATACTCCCAGGACAGGGCGGGAATAGCGTCGAGGTGGACGTGGTTGAATGCACAAATATCTGATTTCGAGTACCGCATCCGCCAGCACAATGACTTGCAGCGGCAGGTCAGGGCGAACAAGGGTCAGGTGGTGCTGGAAGGCGCTGAGACAGTCAATGGGTACAGTGGCGTGCTGCCGGGTTCATTGAACCGTTACAATTTACCTGAGGCCGAGCAACAATCGGCGAGGACACGGCCCTTTGTCTCAGAGAGCTACAGGAAACGTAAACTGTTTCGCATTGACGGCCTGCATGAGTTGTCTAAGCGCGCGGCGAGACCCTCCACGGTGAGGTGCGACTGCGAGCACGTGTTGGCTCCATGCGCACTCTGCACTGGTCGGGTCGATCCGATGCAGCCTCAGGAACCCTTCGACCAGCTCTCGGTCTCCGAGAGAATCGCTATGGTGGATCCTTGCTATCATCCGGTTCTTTCATTCCCCGATGAGGTTCAGCACAGCACCCACTTGGATGCGATCATGAAGACGACGGATTGGCAGCAGAAAATGCTGAGGGGCAGCACCAGGATACCCAGGATCAAAGACAAGGACACGATTGAGAGGAGGAACAAACCGAAATTACCACCTGAGCATGTTAAGcccaataaatataatacccAGAGAATTAAGAAGAACTCCTCGGGGACGATAATAACCGCGAAGATAAAGAAGAAAGTGTTGAAGGGTAAACGTGAGAGACTGAGCAACAGTGGCACTGCTGGTGGTAATCCAGGGCCAGGtggtaaaaattcaattggATTAACcaggaaaaaagttaacaaATTGTCCCAACACAATGACGATGAGGATGACGTTAGTGCGCAATCGAGTTCTAGCAAACATTCCTCTCCAGTGCCTTCACCTTTGCAGCATCATGCTGAGAAAGTTACtgttaaagaaaaaacttcTAGTTCTCATgg tcgaACGCGACAGCAGTCTTTTGATATTGACAATATTGTCATACCTTACAGCGTTGCAGCGGCGACTAGAGTAGAGAAACTTCCTTATAAAGAAATATTAACACCAAA GTGGAGGATTTGTGATGATATTACCAAAACTGATGTCAAAAACGGTGTCATGCACAGGCCTAGTCAAGACAGTGAt gtTGAAGATGTATCAGATGAAACAATAGCTCTAAGACACGAGCGTAGTGAGCGTGAAGAAAATAGACGATTTAtgacttatttaaatatggTTCCACAAAATCGTCTCCGTCATAGTCGTAGGACTGATAGTAGAGCTGACAGTGGTGCCAATACTCcag atccAATGTCGCCGCATCCCAGCGAACTTGGAGACGTAACGTCACCACTGACATCACCACCAGCGACGCCGATGAGTGCTCATGACACCGAGCATCATAACACACTAGACAGTCATAGAAATTCTTCGTTACAATACGCAATACGTAGACGTACAATATCGTCTATAAGAACGGGAAAAGAAGAAATCGGTTGTTCGAATGTTGAAGATGATAATGag gttttacCATATGACCCTAGAATATTTCCATTAACGGAAGAAGTTTATGATAAAATGATCCAAAGTATGCCCGATGGACATTGGCAGTCAACGACGTCCGCTTTGTGTCCACGGGTGACGGATAAAGAACCCGATGAT GATATAGATCCGCCGTCGCCGGGATCAGATACAACAGAGTCAGCATATTGTGATGCCGACGGTGAAGACCCAAATGATCCCGAGTGGACAGTTGGGGATGAGAGAGATAATGAAAAAGAAAGAATACGCTTAACGACCAAGAGATAG